One genomic window of Azospirillaceae bacterium includes the following:
- a CDS encoding isochorismatase family protein, translated as MRFESTMVREEKTARQLYEQVKANPARAKFGFGQRLAIVNIDFQQAYTRPDLFPKTAYVTDPDQIAHTNALSAAARAAGMPVIWTRVAYKADAGDAGVWGTRTNTPDSLQNIKYDSDRHAFDPRVEIDHAVDLLYTKRMPSAFFETQLSSYLVWHKIDTVVITGGSTSGCVRATAVDSLSHGYRTIVPEECVADKHESYHYANLTDLLLKYADVVGVAEAIDHLATLGGQK; from the coding sequence ATGCGGTTCGAAAGCACCATGGTGCGGGAAGAAAAGACCGCCCGCCAATTGTATGAGCAGGTGAAGGCCAATCCTGCGCGGGCGAAGTTCGGCTTCGGCCAGCGCCTGGCCATCGTGAACATTGATTTCCAGCAGGCCTACACCCGGCCCGACCTGTTCCCCAAGACGGCCTACGTCACCGATCCCGACCAGATCGCCCACACCAACGCCCTGTCCGCCGCCGCGCGGGCGGCCGGCATGCCGGTGATCTGGACCCGTGTGGCCTATAAGGCCGACGCCGGTGACGCCGGGGTCTGGGGGACGCGCACCAACACGCCCGACAGCCTGCAGAACATCAAGTACGACAGCGACCGCCACGCCTTCGACCCGCGCGTGGAAATCGATCACGCCGTCGATCTGCTGTACACCAAGCGCATGCCGTCCGCGTTCTTTGAGACGCAGCTGTCCAGCTATCTCGTCTGGCACAAGATCGACACGGTGGTCATCACCGGCGGGTCCACCAGCGGCTGCGTGCGCGCCACGGCGGTGGACAGCCTGTCCCACGGCTACCGCACCATCGTTCCGGAAGAGTGCGTGGCCGACAAGCACGAGTCCTACCACTACGCCAACCTGACCGACCTGCTGCTGAAGTACGCCGACGTGGTGGGCGTGGCCGAGGCCATCGACCATCTGGCGACGCTGGGGGGGCAGAAGTGA
- a CDS encoding hydroxymethylglutaryl-CoA lyase has product MAHVEISEVGPRDGLQSISPIMPTAAKKAWIAAEYAAGVREIEVGSFVPARILPQLADTAEIVAYARTLPGLTVAVLVPNFRGAEGAVAAGAHKITIPLSVSETHSLRNVNRTHVQMIEETRRIADLIKSLPADQRPKFEGGLSTAFGCTLEGMVPEARVLSLAEALMAAGCDEVGLSDTTGYGNPAQVRRLIRQVRGVVGAAACTGVHLHNTRGQGLANAYAALEEGITTLDSSLGGIGGCPFAPGASGNIVTEDLVFMLEASGVSTGIDLDKLLTVRTIVKDALPGVELYGFTPDAGLPKGFVADGTGPGWGVGPGGI; this is encoded by the coding sequence ATGGCGCACGTGGAAATCAGCGAGGTCGGCCCCCGCGACGGCCTGCAAAGCATCAGCCCCATCATGCCGACGGCGGCCAAGAAGGCCTGGATCGCGGCGGAATACGCCGCCGGCGTGCGCGAGATCGAGGTCGGGTCCTTCGTTCCGGCCAGGATCCTGCCCCAGCTGGCCGATACGGCGGAGATCGTGGCCTACGCCCGCACCCTGCCCGGCCTGACGGTGGCGGTGCTGGTGCCCAACTTCCGGGGGGCGGAGGGTGCGGTGGCGGCCGGCGCCCACAAGATCACCATCCCCCTGTCGGTCAGTGAGACGCACAGCCTGCGCAACGTCAACCGCACGCATGTCCAGATGATCGAGGAAACGCGCCGCATCGCCGACCTGATCAAAAGCCTGCCGGCCGACCAGCGGCCGAAGTTCGAGGGCGGGCTGTCCACCGCCTTCGGCTGCACCCTGGAAGGAATGGTGCCGGAGGCCCGCGTGCTGTCCCTGGCGGAGGCGTTGATGGCCGCCGGCTGTGACGAGGTCGGCTTGTCCGACACCACCGGCTACGGCAACCCGGCCCAGGTGCGCCGCCTGATCCGCCAGGTGCGCGGCGTGGTGGGGGCGGCGGCCTGCACCGGTGTCCACCTGCACAACACCCGGGGCCAGGGCTTGGCCAACGCCTACGCGGCGCTGGAGGAAGGCATCACCACCCTGGACAGCAGCCTGGGCGGCATCGGCGGCTGCCCGTTCGCGCCCGGCGCCTCCGGCAATATCGTCACCGAGGATCTGGTGTTCATGCTGGAGGCCTCGGGCGTGTCCACCGGCATTGACCTGGACAAGCTGCTGACCGTCCGCACCATCGTGAAGGACGCGCTGCCGGGCGTTGAACTTTATGGATTCACCCCCGATGCCGGCCTGCCCAAGGGCTTTGTCGCCGACGGTACCGGCCCTGGCTGGGGTGTCGGCCCCGGCGGCATCTGA
- the leuC gene encoding 3-isopropylmalate dehydratase large subunit, producing the protein MPGKTLVEKIWDRHRVADLGDGTDLLYVDRVLLHERTGSVALKSLGEAGRTVRNPAQAFVCMDHIVDTLPGRSDDTLMPGGKAFIQETRAAANAAGIQVFDLGDPRQGIVHVVIPEQGLTLPGLTVVCPDSHTCTQGGLGALAWGIGSTEGEHALATQTLAVRRPKRMRVTLTGALAPGVTAKDLVLTLIGRHTAAGGSGYVIEFAGPVVEAMAVEARMTLCNMAVEFAAWTGLCAPDDKTVAWLAGRPFAPKGADWDRAVVAWADLRSDADAVFDKEIELDCTEVAPVVTWGTSPQHAMAVTGQVPDPAADPDPNNREAQRRALAYMGLNPGDRLADLAIDAAFIGSCTNSRLSDLRTAAAIVKGRHVARGVRAIVVPGSMQVKAAAEAEGLDRVFLDAGFEWREAGCSMCFFAGGEHFGAGQRVITSTNRNFENRQGPGTRSHLASPASVAASAIAGRIADVRDLMD; encoded by the coding sequence ATGCCCGGCAAGACGCTGGTGGAGAAGATCTGGGATCGGCACCGCGTCGCCGATTTGGGCGATGGGACCGACCTCTTGTATGTCGACCGCGTGCTGCTGCATGAGCGCACGGGCTCCGTCGCCCTGAAAAGCCTGGGCGAGGCCGGGCGCACGGTACGCAACCCGGCCCAGGCCTTCGTCTGCATGGACCATATCGTCGACACCCTGCCGGGCCGCAGCGACGATACCCTGATGCCGGGCGGCAAGGCCTTCATCCAGGAAACCCGCGCCGCCGCCAATGCCGCCGGCATCCAGGTGTTCGATTTGGGCGACCCGCGCCAGGGCATCGTCCACGTCGTCATCCCGGAACAGGGCCTGACCCTGCCGGGCCTGACGGTGGTCTGCCCTGACAGCCATACCTGCACGCAAGGCGGCCTGGGCGCGCTCGCCTGGGGCATCGGCTCCACCGAGGGTGAGCACGCGCTGGCGACCCAGACGTTGGCGGTGCGCCGGCCGAAACGCATGCGCGTCACCCTGACCGGCGCCCTGGCGCCCGGCGTCACCGCCAAGGATTTGGTGCTGACCCTGATCGGCCGGCATACGGCGGCGGGGGGCAGCGGCTATGTCATCGAATTCGCCGGCCCGGTGGTGGAGGCCATGGCGGTCGAGGCGCGCATGACCCTGTGCAACATGGCGGTGGAGTTCGCCGCCTGGACCGGCCTGTGCGCGCCGGACGACAAGACGGTGGCCTGGCTGGCCGGCCGTCCCTTCGCGCCCAAGGGTGCGGACTGGGACCGCGCGGTGGTCGCCTGGGCTGACCTGCGCAGCGACGCCGACGCCGTCTTCGACAAGGAAATCGAACTGGACTGCACCGAGGTGGCGCCCGTCGTCACCTGGGGCACCAGCCCGCAGCATGCCATGGCGGTGACGGGCCAGGTGCCGGACCCGGCGGCCGATCCCGACCCCAACAACCGCGAGGCCCAGCGCCGCGCCCTGGCCTATATGGGCCTGAACCCGGGCGATCGTCTGGCGGACCTGGCCATCGACGCCGCCTTCATCGGCAGCTGCACCAACAGCCGCCTGTCGGACCTGCGCACCGCCGCCGCCATCGTGAAGGGCCGGCACGTGGCGCGGGGCGTGCGCGCCATCGTCGTGCCGGGATCCATGCAGGTGAAGGCTGCGGCGGAAGCCGAGGGCCTGGACCGCGTGTTCCTGGATGCCGGGTTCGAATGGCGGGAGGCCGGCTGTTCCATGTGCTTCTTCGCGGGTGGGGAGCATTTCGGCGCCGGCCAGCGGGTCATCACCTCCACCAACCGCAATTTCGAGAACCGCCAGGGTCCCGGCACGCGCTCCCACCTGGCCAGCCCGGCCAGCGTCGCCGCGTCGGCCATCGCCGGCCGCATCGCCGACGTCCGCGACCTGATGGATTGA
- a CDS encoding polysaccharide deacetylase family protein, with product MTHRDPNLYDYWPYKERPKIVWPGGKKLAFWVAPNIEFYEFDPPGNPSRKPWAAPSPDIVPYSARDWGNRVGHWRLMEVMDKAGVRGSISLSVAMLDHHPEIIEACVARNWEFFSHGIYNTRYSYGMDEAQERAVLEDSIRSVQAATGQRIRGYLAPALTHTEKTMDLLAEYGFWYTCDLFQDDQPQPVKVKDGRLISMPYSLEVNDVITYGVYNQSPRAYADVLKRHFDQLLEEGEESGTVMCIPLHAYLVSHPNRIGPFQEALEYITGHKDDIWITTAAEIAEFYLANHYDGAVADIARRGNARGGSGFNPVAG from the coding sequence GTGACCCATCGCGATCCCAACCTCTACGACTACTGGCCGTACAAGGAACGCCCCAAGATCGTCTGGCCGGGCGGCAAGAAGTTGGCCTTCTGGGTGGCCCCGAACATCGAGTTCTATGAGTTCGATCCGCCCGGCAACCCCAGCCGCAAGCCCTGGGCCGCCCCGTCCCCCGACATCGTGCCCTATTCGGCGCGCGACTGGGGCAACCGGGTGGGCCATTGGCGCCTGATGGAGGTGATGGACAAGGCCGGCGTGCGCGGCTCCATCTCGCTCTCCGTGGCGATGCTGGACCATCACCCGGAGATCATCGAGGCGTGCGTGGCCCGCAACTGGGAATTCTTCAGCCACGGCATCTACAACACCCGCTATTCCTACGGCATGGATGAGGCGCAGGAGCGCGCCGTGCTGGAAGACAGCATCCGGTCGGTGCAGGCGGCCACGGGCCAGCGCATCCGGGGTTACCTGGCCCCCGCCCTGACCCACACCGAAAAGACCATGGACCTGCTGGCCGAATACGGCTTCTGGTACACCTGCGACCTGTTCCAGGATGACCAGCCGCAGCCGGTGAAGGTGAAGGACGGCCGCCTGATCTCCATGCCCTACAGCCTGGAGGTCAACGACGTCATCACCTATGGCGTCTACAACCAGAGCCCCCGCGCCTATGCCGACGTGCTGAAGCGCCACTTCGACCAGTTGCTGGAAGAGGGTGAGGAAAGCGGCACCGTCATGTGCATCCCGCTGCACGCCTATCTGGTGTCGCACCCCAACCGCATCGGCCCGTTCCAGGAGGCGCTGGAATACATCACCGGCCACAAGGACGACATCTGGATCACCACCGCCGCCGAAATCGCGGAGTTCTACCTGGCCAACCATTATGACGGCGCCGTCGCCGACATCGCCCGGCGCGGCAACGCGCGCGGCGGGTCGGGCTTCAATCCCGTTGCCGGCTGA
- a CDS encoding IS110 family transposase gives MAQNDSIIALDVSKDRLDGFDDETGDVFQIENSPAGYVALRQRCRKRTVQIVMEASGGYERPVAQTMVKAEIPVRIVDPRKVRYYAKASGRWAKNDRLDARMIAAYAKAIKGEDHKPDKDREALAELTTYRRQLLEDRTTITNQARRLENAELRRLAKRRLKSIALQIVLVDKRIASHIAASEVLKTKNKFLRSIPAIGPVFASTALAHMPELGALTRQQAAALAGVAPMDNQSGKRDGPRSIYGGRPAVRNVLYMAAVVASRHNPPLAAFYKKLIAAGKKPKVALTALMRKIIVLANSILRQQREYDPAHAS, from the coding sequence ATGGCGCAGAACGACTCTATCATCGCCCTGGATGTCAGCAAGGACCGTCTCGACGGCTTCGACGATGAAACCGGGGATGTCTTCCAAATTGAGAATTCCCCGGCTGGCTACGTGGCTTTGCGGCAACGCTGCCGGAAACGCACCGTGCAGATCGTCATGGAGGCCAGCGGTGGCTATGAACGGCCCGTCGCTCAGACCATGGTGAAGGCCGAGATCCCAGTTCGGATCGTCGACCCCCGCAAGGTTCGCTACTACGCCAAAGCTTCCGGTCGTTGGGCCAAGAATGATCGGCTCGACGCCCGCATGATCGCAGCCTATGCCAAGGCGATCAAAGGGGAAGACCACAAGCCGGACAAAGACCGGGAAGCGTTGGCTGAGCTGACAACATACCGCCGCCAATTGCTTGAGGATCGGACCACGATCACCAACCAGGCCAGACGGCTGGAGAACGCCGAACTGCGCCGACTGGCCAAGCGACGATTGAAATCCATCGCCCTTCAGATCGTCCTGGTCGATAAGCGCATCGCCAGCCACATCGCCGCCTCGGAGGTCTTGAAGACCAAGAACAAATTCCTCCGCTCCATCCCCGCCATAGGCCCTGTCTTCGCAAGTACCGCGCTGGCCCATATGCCCGAACTGGGCGCCCTTACACGCCAACAGGCTGCCGCCCTCGCCGGCGTCGCACCCATGGACAATCAAAGCGGAAAACGCGACGGGCCCCGGAGCATCTACGGCGGAAGACCCGCCGTCCGTAACGTTCTCTACATGGCCGCCGTCGTCGCCAGCCGCCACAACCCACCCCTGGCCGCCTTCTACAAAAAGCTCATCGCCGCCGGCAAAAAGCCCAAGGTCGCTCTCACCGCACTCATGCGGAAAATCATCGTCCTCGCAAACTCAATCCTCAGGCAACAGCGCGAATACGATCCGGCTCACGCCTCATGA
- a CDS encoding type II toxin-antitoxin system PemK/MazF family toxin, translated as MPDFDAWDVIKVPFPYTDRPVRERRPAVVVAANGIQQEHGLLWVLMITSAANRGWSGDVAVSDLVHAGLPAESVVRTAKIATIEAKEAERIGSLPAPDRVDVVRHLMLQLTRAPN; from the coding sequence ATGCCGGACTTTGATGCCTGGGACGTCATCAAGGTTCCCTTTCCCTATACTGATCGCCCTGTGCGGGAACGCCGACCGGCGGTCGTCGTCGCAGCTAACGGCATCCAGCAGGAGCATGGGTTGCTGTGGGTACTGATGATCACCAGCGCCGCGAACCGTGGATGGTCAGGTGACGTGGCTGTGTCTGATCTGGTTCATGCCGGCCTTCCGGCTGAATCAGTGGTGCGCACGGCTAAGATCGCAACGATTGAGGCCAAGGAAGCCGAACGCATCGGCAGTTTGCCCGCACCGGATCGTGTCGATGTGGTACGCCACCTTATGCTGCAACTGACGCGCGCACCGAACTGA
- a CDS encoding polysaccharide deacetylase family protein has product MPLPDDYLVYPKRRLGPDHERYDASPVRDRAPLVLPDGAKVALWVNVLLEFFPLNPSGKPFKAPGAMQTPYPDLRHYTTRDYGNRVGVYRILKVLDRLGIPATFWAQGAVAERYPTLIRDIQAAGHEIGAHGWDTDTIHHTAMDEGAERKAIADTLATLKDVTGTAPQGWLSPARAEGFATPDRLKEGGVEWFADWAHDELPTAFRTTAGDLTAMPLSDMLDDWQILVTYRRPEEEWVAQVADSADWLVDEADRFGGRVLSLTLRPHISGQAYRIRPLADSLEQALARPGVRAMTGGAILDAWRK; this is encoded by the coding sequence ATGCCGCTTCCCGATGACTACCTGGTCTACCCCAAGCGCCGCCTGGGCCCCGACCATGAGCGTTACGACGCCTCGCCCGTGCGCGACCGCGCGCCGCTGGTGCTGCCCGATGGGGCGAAGGTGGCCCTGTGGGTCAACGTCCTGCTGGAATTCTTCCCCCTGAACCCGTCCGGCAAACCCTTCAAGGCGCCGGGCGCCATGCAGACGCCCTACCCGGACCTGCGCCACTACACCACCCGCGACTACGGCAACCGTGTCGGCGTCTACCGCATCCTGAAGGTGCTGGACCGGCTGGGCATCCCCGCCACCTTCTGGGCGCAAGGGGCGGTGGCGGAACGCTACCCCACCCTGATCCGCGACATTCAGGCGGCGGGGCATGAGATCGGCGCCCATGGCTGGGACACCGACACCATCCACCACACCGCCATGGATGAGGGGGCGGAACGCAAGGCCATCGCCGACACCCTGGCGACGCTGAAGGATGTCACCGGTACCGCACCCCAGGGCTGGCTCAGCCCCGCCCGTGCCGAGGGCTTCGCCACACCGGATCGCCTGAAGGAGGGCGGGGTGGAATGGTTCGCCGACTGGGCGCACGATGAACTGCCCACGGCTTTCCGCACCACCGCCGGCGACCTGACGGCCATGCCGCTGTCCGACATGCTGGACGACTGGCAGATCCTGGTGACCTACCGTCGTCCGGAAGAGGAATGGGTGGCCCAGGTGGCCGATTCCGCCGACTGGCTGGTGGATGAGGCCGACCGCTTCGGCGGCCGCGTGCTGTCGCTGACCCTGCGCCCGCACATCTCGGGCCAGGCCTACCGCATCCGTCCCCTGGCCGACAGCCTGGAACAGGCGCTGGCCCGGCCCGGCGTCCGCGCCATGACCGGCGGCGCCATCCTGGACGCCTGGCGCAAGTAA
- a CDS encoding HigA family addiction module antitoxin — MDKTDIAQSFRMRPIHPGEILREQFMEPLNLTAGKVAKACNLPRSRIERVAGEATDITPDTALRLGKCFSVEPEFWLNLQSLYNLALARQNATDLDAIRVLRAAE; from the coding sequence ATGGATAAGACCGACATCGCCCAGTCGTTCAGGATGCGCCCCATCCACCCCGGCGAAATCCTGCGGGAACAGTTCATGGAGCCGCTGAACCTCACCGCCGGAAAGGTGGCCAAGGCGTGCAACCTGCCGCGCAGCCGCATCGAGCGCGTGGCGGGAGAGGCGACGGACATCACGCCGGACACCGCCCTGCGCCTGGGCAAGTGCTTCAGCGTGGAGCCCGAGTTCTGGCTGAACCTCCAAAGCCTCTACAATCTGGCCCTGGCGCGGCAGAATGCCACCGACCTGGATGCCATCCGGGTGTTGCGCGCGGCGGAGTAA
- a CDS encoding type II toxin-antitoxin system RelE/ParE family toxin — translation MIQSFVGKIAEGIWTGTLKKGFPADAVRRAEQALYMLSAAPSLESLRSPPGNRLEALSGDRKGQHSIRINDQWRVCFRWQDGHAHDVEIVDYH, via the coding sequence ATGATCCAAAGCTTTGTCGGCAAGATCGCCGAAGGAATCTGGACCGGCACGCTCAAGAAGGGCTTTCCGGCCGACGCCGTGCGACGGGCCGAACAGGCGCTGTACATGCTGTCAGCGGCGCCCAGCCTGGAAAGCCTGCGCAGTCCACCGGGCAACCGGCTGGAAGCGCTGTCCGGTGACCGGAAGGGCCAGCACAGCATCCGCATCAACGACCAGTGGCGGGTGTGCTTCCGCTGGCAGGATGGACATGCCCACGACGTGGAAATCGTCGATTACCATTGA
- the leuD gene encoding 3-isopropylmalate dehydratase small subunit — MEPFVTLTGVAAPLQRQNIDTDAIIPSREMKTVGKTGLSGGLFANWRYADVAARTENPDFILNRAPFRQATILLAGSNFGCGSSREHAVWALKEWGVRCIVAPSFGAIFHGNCVRNGILPVTLPADAVAALATAAGQATSDDPAPARLTVDLRQGLLTGPHLGSDPGTYPFTLSPADRDMLLEGLDAIGLTLKRLPAIQSFEADYRAATPWALPVPTL; from the coding sequence ATGGAACCGTTCGTCACCCTGACCGGCGTCGCCGCCCCCTTGCAGCGCCAGAACATCGACACCGACGCCATCATCCCCTCGCGGGAGATGAAGACGGTGGGCAAGACCGGCCTGTCCGGCGGCCTGTTCGCCAACTGGCGTTACGCCGACGTGGCGGCGCGCACGGAAAACCCTGACTTCATCCTGAACCGCGCGCCCTTCCGCCAGGCCACCATCCTGCTGGCCGGGTCCAACTTCGGCTGCGGCTCGTCGCGCGAACACGCGGTGTGGGCGCTGAAGGAATGGGGCGTACGCTGCATCGTGGCGCCCAGCTTCGGCGCCATCTTCCACGGCAACTGCGTGCGCAACGGCATCCTGCCCGTGACCCTGCCGGCCGACGCGGTGGCGGCGCTGGCCACGGCTGCCGGCCAGGCGACATCCGACGATCCCGCCCCCGCCCGCCTGACGGTCGATCTGCGCCAGGGCCTGCTGACCGGTCCGCACCTGGGCAGCGACCCCGGAACCTACCCCTTCACCCTGTCGCCGGCCGACCGCGACATGCTGCTGGAAGGGCTGGACGCCATCGGCCTGACGCTGAAGCGCCTGCCGGCCATCCAGTCCTTCGAGGCCGATTACCGCGCCGCCACGCCGTGGGCGCTGCCCGTACCCACCCTTTAG
- a CDS encoding CaiB/BaiF CoA-transferase family protein: protein MTHNDTIPTEALPLAGLKVVEFTHMVMGPTVGMVLGDLGADVLKIEPIGGDNTRRLLGSGAGYFPMYGRSKRSLCVDMKSPEGLKLVTDLVAGADVMVENFRPGAMDKLGLGAEALRQLNPGLVHCSAKGFLSGPYQERAALDEVAQMMGGLAYMTGPPGRPLRAGASVIDVMGGLFGVIGVLAALMQRGWQGPATTGKGASITSALFENCIFLVGQHMAQYAVTGQPARPMPVRISAWAIYELFTTKDEQQVFVGVVTDGQWRAFCQAFGLDDLGGNPAFEKNNGRVKARDIIIPRVQALVAGYTRDELLPLLEKVGLPFAPVAKPEEMFEDPQLVEGGGLVDVTLPDGTETRLPSLPISLDGRRIGKQRDLARPGQDTRAVLAEAGYSPDTIADLLARGIVAETEEA, encoded by the coding sequence ATGACGCATAACGACACGATTCCCACTGAAGCGCTGCCCCTGGCGGGCCTGAAGGTGGTGGAATTCACCCACATGGTGATGGGCCCCACGGTGGGCATGGTGCTGGGCGATCTGGGCGCCGACGTGCTGAAGATCGAACCCATCGGCGGTGACAACACCCGCCGCCTGCTGGGCTCCGGCGCCGGTTACTTCCCCATGTACGGCCGCAGCAAGCGCAGCCTGTGCGTGGACATGAAGTCGCCGGAAGGCCTGAAGCTGGTGACCGACCTGGTGGCCGGCGCCGACGTCATGGTGGAAAACTTCCGTCCCGGCGCCATGGACAAGCTGGGCCTGGGCGCCGAGGCCCTGCGCCAACTGAACCCCGGCCTGGTCCATTGCTCCGCCAAGGGTTTCCTGTCCGGCCCCTACCAGGAACGCGCCGCCCTGGATGAGGTGGCGCAGATGATGGGCGGCCTTGCCTACATGACGGGCCCGCCCGGCCGGCCCTTGCGCGCCGGCGCCTCCGTCATCGACGTGATGGGCGGCCTGTTCGGCGTCATCGGCGTGCTGGCGGCGTTGATGCAGCGCGGCTGGCAGGGCCCCGCCACCACGGGCAAGGGGGCCAGCATCACCAGCGCCCTGTTTGAGAACTGCATCTTCCTGGTGGGCCAGCACATGGCCCAGTACGCGGTGACCGGCCAGCCGGCCCGGCCCATGCCCGTGCGCATCAGCGCCTGGGCGATCTATGAGCTGTTCACCACCAAGGACGAACAGCAGGTGTTCGTCGGCGTGGTGACCGACGGCCAGTGGCGCGCCTTCTGCCAGGCCTTCGGCCTGGACGATCTGGGCGGCAACCCGGCGTTTGAGAAGAACAACGGCCGGGTGAAGGCCCGCGACATCATCATCCCGCGCGTCCAGGCCCTGGTGGCCGGCTACACCCGGGATGAGCTGCTGCCGCTGCTGGAAAAAGTGGGCCTGCCCTTCGCCCCCGTCGCCAAGCCGGAAGAGATGTTCGAGGATCCGCAGCTGGTGGAGGGCGGCGGCCTGGTCGATGTGACCCTGCCCGACGGCACCGAAACCCGCCTGCCGTCCCTGCCCATCTCACTGGACGGTCGCCGCATCGGCAAGCAGCGCGACCTGGCCCGGCCGGGCCAGGACACCCGCGCCGTCCTGGCCGAGGCGGGGTATTCGCCGGACACCATCGCCGACCTGCTGGCGCGTGGCATCGTCGCCGAAACTGAGGAGGCCTGA
- a CDS encoding type II toxin-antitoxin system PrlF family antitoxin, which produces MITSKLTSKAQTTIPQPVRAALHLQEGDEIVYAIDGDRVVLTRAAKERLDDPFATFSEWAGEADRRAYAGL; this is translated from the coding sequence GTGATCACCAGCAAGCTGACCAGCAAGGCACAGACAACGATCCCCCAGCCCGTTCGAGCGGCATTGCACCTGCAAGAGGGTGACGAGATCGTGTACGCGATCGACGGAGACCGGGTGGTATTGACCCGCGCCGCGAAGGAACGGCTGGATGATCCCTTTGCCACCTTTAGCGAATGGGCCGGCGAGGCTGATCGGCGGGCCTATGCCGGACTTTGA
- a CDS encoding DUF3018 family protein encodes MASVAERMQAMRARRRADGLREVRLVVRDVRAAATRRRIADQVARLSPTPEKDALDWNEQVGEFDEAR; translated from the coding sequence ATGGCCAGCGTGGCGGAACGGATGCAAGCGATGCGGGCACGGCGGCGTGCCGATGGCCTGCGCGAGGTGCGGTTGGTGGTGCGGGACGTCCGTGCCGCCGCCACCCGGCGCCGGATTGCCGACCAGGTGGCCCGCCTGTCGCCCACGCCGGAAAAGGACGCCCTGGACTGGAACGAACAGGTTGGCGAGTTTGATGAGGCGCGGTGA
- a CDS encoding type II toxin-antitoxin system PemK/MazF family toxin, translating to MRRGDVVVVAATGNYGKPRPAVVVQTDAFPETHAFVIICQMTNELVDAPDFRIDIEADPRNGLREPSQIMVDKPVTVRRERIGQVIGHLDPNEIAKLDAAIALVMGLAD from the coding sequence ATGAGGCGCGGTGACGTGGTGGTGGTCGCCGCTACCGGCAACTACGGCAAGCCCCGACCGGCAGTGGTGGTGCAGACCGATGCCTTCCCTGAAACCCACGCCTTCGTCATCATTTGCCAGATGACCAACGAATTGGTGGATGCGCCGGATTTCCGGATCGATATCGAGGCCGATCCGCGCAATGGTCTGCGAGAGCCGTCGCAGATCATGGTGGACAAGCCAGTGACGGTGCGGCGGGAGCGCATTGGGCAAGTCATCGGCCACCTCGACCCGAATGAAATCGCCAAGCTGGACGCCGCCATCGCCCTGGTGATGGGGCTGGCGGACTAA